Proteins encoded together in one Desulfovibrio sp. UCD-KL4C window:
- the thiE gene encoding thiamine phosphate synthase — translation MSAGKITRQNILDTDIYCLTAEKFSQGRSNLEIIKAMLDSGIKLVQYREKEKKMGAKYQECLEIRKMTREAGAAFIINDDIELAILVEADGVHVGQEDLPIEVVRKLVGEDMAIGLSTHSPEQARDAVNRGADYIGVGPIFRTFTKDDVCDPVGFEYLEYVVKNINIPFVAIGGIKENNVAEVLKHGARCVALVTEIVEAENIGIKINALRDAMQSAAAN, via the coding sequence GTGAGCGCTGGCAAAATAACCAGACAGAACATTCTGGACACGGACATTTACTGTCTGACCGCAGAAAAATTCTCGCAGGGTCGTTCCAATCTGGAAATAATAAAGGCTATGCTGGACAGCGGAATCAAGCTTGTTCAGTACCGTGAAAAAGAAAAGAAGATGGGTGCAAAGTATCAGGAGTGTCTTGAAATACGCAAGATGACTCGTGAAGCCGGAGCCGCTTTCATTATCAATGACGACATTGAGTTAGCCATACTGGTTGAAGCGGACGGAGTGCATGTAGGGCAGGAGGATCTTCCCATTGAAGTCGTCCGTAAACTGGTTGGCGAAGACATGGCTATCGGCCTTTCCACCCACAGTCCCGAGCAGGCTCGTGATGCTGTAAATCGTGGAGCGGACTACATCGGCGTAGGCCCAATCTTCCGCACCTTCACCAAAGACGATGTTTGCGATCCTGTAGGATTTGAATATCTGGAATATGTTGTAAAAAATATCAATATCCCCTTTGTCGCCATCGGAGGCATCAAAGAAAATAACGTAGCCGAAGTGCTCAAACACGGTGCACGCTGTGTGGCTCTGGTTACTGAAATAGTAGAAGCCGAAAATATCGGAATCAAAATCAACGCCTTGCGGGACGCTATGCAGTCCGCGGCAGCAAACTAA
- the thiF gene encoding sulfur carrier protein ThiS adenylyltransferase ThiF, with product MNRTEQGIAAYLGEKRLKYFQSVKIGIAGAGGLGSNCAMHLVRSGFKRFVLVDFDKVEESNLNRQCYSLQQLDQYKVNALSENLHSVNPALDLDVRVTKITPDNIRAMFEDCDTVVEAFDDAKLKRTVVETFLPTEKLIVAASGIGGAGNADAIITRKVRDNFYMVGDMETECSKDHPPFSPKVAIAAAKQADVVLSYYITKFETEGGLK from the coding sequence TTGAACCGGACTGAGCAAGGCATAGCCGCTTACCTTGGCGAAAAACGTTTGAAATATTTTCAAAGCGTAAAAATCGGAATTGCCGGTGCAGGCGGACTTGGGTCCAACTGTGCCATGCATCTGGTTCGCAGTGGATTCAAACGTTTCGTGCTAGTTGATTTTGACAAGGTTGAAGAATCCAATCTCAACCGCCAGTGCTACTCATTGCAACAGCTGGATCAGTATAAAGTCAATGCTCTTTCCGAAAATCTACACTCAGTAAACCCTGCCCTCGATCTTGATGTACGGGTTACAAAAATTACCCCTGATAACATACGAGCCATGTTCGAGGATTGCGACACGGTGGTTGAGGCTTTCGACGATGCAAAACTTAAACGCACCGTGGTTGAAACCTTTCTACCAACTGAAAAGTTAATTGTTGCAGCTTCAGGCATAGGCGGAGCAGGCAATGCCGATGCAATTATCACCCGCAAAGTACGTGATAATTTTTACATGGTCGGAGACATGGAAACAGAATGTTCCAAGGATCATCCGCCATTTTCACCCAAAGTCGCCATTGCCGCAGCCAAACAGGCTGACGTTGTTCTTAGCTACTATATTACTAAATTCGAGACAGAAGGAGGCTTAAAGTGA
- the thiH gene encoding 2-iminoacetate synthase ThiH encodes MSFYPICTEYGAMPLTEKFAAVTAEDVKRAINAESPDADDFLAMISPAAVPFIEEMAQKANKLTIQYFGKTIQMFTPLYLSNYCTNRCIYCGFNTKNNIKREHLELKQVEEEAKAIAATGMKQLLILTGDARIKASPEYLQDCVKILSKYFPSVSIEIYAMDVEEYAALVKVGVDGMTMFQETYNEELYPTLHPAGPKKDFRYRLDAPERSCKGGMRVVNIGALLGLDDWRKDSLLTGLHAAYLQKKYPNVDIAVSLPRMRPHAGSFQPTSIASDRDMVQNMLALRIFLPRLGITVSTRENPEFREQILPLGVTKMSAGVSTEVGGHSQKGEKVGQFEISDGRSAEEMCAALKKHGYQPVFKDWQCLDEHYGESV; translated from the coding sequence ATGAGTTTTTATCCCATCTGTACTGAATACGGAGCCATGCCGCTTACAGAAAAATTTGCAGCGGTAACAGCAGAAGACGTAAAACGCGCAATAAACGCAGAATCACCAGACGCTGATGACTTCTTGGCAATGATCAGCCCTGCAGCTGTTCCTTTTATAGAAGAGATGGCACAGAAAGCCAATAAGCTGACCATACAGTATTTCGGAAAAACAATTCAAATGTTCACCCCGTTATACCTTTCAAACTACTGCACAAACCGCTGTATTTACTGTGGATTCAACACTAAAAATAATATTAAACGTGAACATCTGGAACTGAAACAGGTTGAAGAAGAAGCAAAGGCAATTGCCGCAACAGGCATGAAGCAATTGCTCATTCTTACCGGAGATGCCCGTATCAAAGCTTCCCCTGAATACCTGCAAGACTGTGTAAAAATACTCAGCAAATACTTTCCATCTGTATCAATCGAAATATATGCTATGGACGTGGAAGAATACGCTGCTCTAGTCAAAGTCGGTGTGGACGGAATGACCATGTTCCAAGAAACATACAACGAAGAACTTTACCCAACTTTACATCCTGCCGGACCTAAAAAGGATTTCCGCTATCGCCTTGACGCTCCTGAACGCAGCTGTAAAGGCGGAATGCGCGTGGTCAACATCGGAGCCCTTTTGGGACTTGACGATTGGAGAAAAGATTCTCTGCTGACCGGATTGCACGCCGCTTATTTACAGAAAAAATACCCCAATGTTGATATAGCAGTATCCTTGCCCAGAATGCGTCCGCACGCCGGTTCATTCCAGCCGACTTCTATAGCTAGCGACCGTGACATGGTTCAGAACATGCTCGCTTTGCGTATTTTCCTGCCACGTTTAGGCATAACTGTTTCCACAAGAGAAAACCCTGAATTCCGTGAACAAATTCTTCCGCTTGGCGTCACCAAAATGTCAGCAGGAGTTTCAACGGAAGTTGGCGGACACTCCCAAAAAGGAGAAAAAGTCGGACAGTTTGAAATTTCCGACGGACGCAGCGCAGAAGAAATGTGTGCGGCTCTAAAAAAACACGGTTACCAACCTGTTTTCAAAGACTGGCAATGCTTGGACGAACATTACGGAGAATCAGTTTGA
- a CDS encoding thiazole synthase — protein sequence MSEDLFELGGHKFNSRLLVGTGKYADDSVIPEVCEASGSQIITVALRRVDLESTTGNVMDFIPKHMQFLPNTSGARTAEEAVRIARLAKAMGCGDWIKIEVISDNKYLLPDGYETAKATEILAKEGFIVLPYVNADLYVARSLVDAGAAAVMPLGAPIGSNRGLQTKEMVRILIDEIALPIVVDAGIGRPSEACEAMEMGADACLVNTAIATANNPILMAKAFGQAVKAGREAYLSGPGAKHCHASASSPLTGFLSED from the coding sequence ATGAGCGAAGATCTTTTTGAATTAGGCGGTCACAAATTTAACAGCAGGCTGCTTGTCGGCACAGGCAAATATGCCGATGACTCAGTTATTCCCGAAGTGTGTGAAGCTTCCGGTTCGCAGATTATAACTGTAGCATTGCGCCGTGTTGATCTGGAATCCACAACCGGAAACGTTATGGATTTTATTCCTAAACATATGCAGTTTCTGCCCAATACTTCCGGCGCAAGAACAGCTGAGGAAGCTGTACGCATCGCCCGTTTAGCAAAAGCTATGGGCTGTGGTGACTGGATTAAAATCGAAGTAATTTCAGACAATAAATACCTGCTTCCTGATGGATATGAAACCGCTAAGGCTACTGAAATTCTTGCAAAAGAAGGATTCATTGTTCTGCCTTACGTAAACGCAGACCTTTACGTAGCACGCTCGCTTGTTGACGCTGGAGCTGCCGCAGTTATGCCGCTTGGAGCACCTATCGGTTCCAACCGCGGACTCCAAACCAAAGAAATGGTACGCATCCTGATTGATGAAATCGCCCTACCCATTGTTGTTGATGCAGGCATAGGACGCCCTTCTGAAGCATGCGAAGCTATGGAAATGGGTGCTGACGCATGTCTTGTCAACACAGCAATCGCCACCGCAAACAACCCTATCCTGATGGCAAAAGCATTCGGTCAGGCTGTTAAGGCCGGACGCGAAGCATATCTTTCCGGCCCCGGAGCAAAACATTGCCACGCAAGTGCATCATCTCCTCTGACCGGATTTTTAAGCGAGGATTAG
- the thiS gene encoding sulfur carrier protein ThiS: MIIIVNGKETEINDEMTVLALLNLKQIASETVVVELNKEIIPSDTFDNTMLNDGDHLEVLRFVGGG, from the coding sequence ATGATTATCATAGTTAATGGAAAAGAAACCGAAATAAACGATGAGATGACTGTGCTTGCATTGCTGAATTTGAAGCAGATTGCTTCAGAGACAGTAGTGGTTGAACTTAACAAGGAAATCATCCCCTCCGATACTTTCGACAATACCATGCTAAACGACGGAGACCATCTTGAAGTACTCCGATTCGTTGGCGGAGGATGA
- a CDS encoding IclR family transcriptional regulator translates to MENGKKSTLERAMVILEYLAEHGTASASELIESSGIAKSTAYLLLKEMLQLGLISQNDRGHYRLWVRLIALGERASAQLDIRETSRPHLEALMERIGLLCHFGIFDGDTAYYILKIESQSSISVRSYVGKRLSLYRSGLGKCLLAWQPESVRDGIIAETEFKKVTPTTIASPEALTAELAHIRMQGWGFDNGEDEPSVRCVAAPVFDARGQIAGAISVVGTSMQVTDDAVPALAEQVVACAREISQDLGWVEH, encoded by the coding sequence TTGGAAAATGGTAAAAAATCTACATTGGAAAGAGCCATGGTGATCTTGGAATACCTTGCCGAACACGGCACGGCTTCCGCCTCAGAACTTATCGAGAGTTCGGGGATCGCTAAAAGTACAGCGTATCTTCTGCTTAAAGAAATGCTGCAACTCGGTCTTATCTCGCAAAATGATCGCGGTCACTACAGATTATGGGTGCGACTTATAGCTTTAGGTGAAAGAGCTTCTGCTCAGCTGGACATCAGGGAAACATCCCGTCCGCATCTTGAAGCACTAATGGAACGCATCGGATTGCTCTGTCACTTCGGTATTTTTGACGGAGATACGGCCTATTATATTCTTAAAATTGAGTCTCAGAGTTCAATCAGCGTCCGCTCTTATGTGGGCAAAAGATTGTCTTTGTATCGTTCAGGACTTGGTAAATGTCTGCTCGCATGGCAACCGGAGTCTGTTCGTGATGGTATCATTGCAGAGACTGAATTTAAAAAAGTTACTCCTACCACAATTGCCTCCCCGGAAGCTTTAACAGCGGAACTTGCTCATATTCGGATGCAGGGCTGGGGATTTGATAACGGCGAAGATGAACCTTCTGTGCGTTGTGTGGCAGCTCCTGTTTTTGACGCCAGAGGTCAAATTGCCGGAGCAATATCGGTAGTCGGGACATCAATGCAGGTTACTGACGATGCTGTTCCTGCTTTAGCGGAGCAGGTAGTTGCCTGCGCTCGTGAAATTTCTCAGGACTTGGGATGGGTGGAGCACTAA
- the rhmD gene encoding L-rhamnonate dehydratase, translating to MNLPKIKEIRAYYCGGATAKKAGGGGDYHDQAGGHWIDDHIATPMSKYKKYEQSRQSFGINVLGTLIVEVEAEDGTVGFAISTGGEMGCFIVENHLNRFIEGRCVSDIKLIHDQMINSTMYYAGSGGIVMNTISCIDLALWDLYGKVLDMPVYKLLGGAVRDEIRFYATGARPDAAKEMGFIGGKMPTHFGPHDGDEGIRKDSAMVAEYREKCGPDFWLMLDCWMSQDVNYAIKLAHACAPYNLKWIEECFPPQQYDSYRELKRNAPAGMLVTTGEHHGTLQSFGTLSETGVDIMQPDVGWCGGLTTLTEIAAIAKSRGQLVVPHGSSVYSHHAVITFTNTPFSEYLMTSPDCLEVRPQFHPLLVGEPVPVNGRITKETLDKPGFGVELNRDCDIVRPYKH from the coding sequence ATGAACCTTCCTAAGATTAAAGAGATTAGAGCCTACTATTGCGGTGGCGCAACTGCCAAAAAAGCCGGAGGCGGAGGTGACTACCATGATCAGGCTGGTGGACATTGGATTGATGACCACATTGCGACTCCTATGAGTAAGTATAAAAAGTACGAGCAATCTCGCCAGTCTTTTGGCATCAACGTGCTGGGCACACTCATTGTTGAAGTTGAAGCTGAAGATGGTACTGTCGGATTTGCTATTTCAACTGGTGGAGAAATGGGTTGTTTCATTGTTGAAAACCATCTGAACAGATTCATCGAAGGACGTTGTGTCAGCGATATTAAGTTGATCCACGACCAGATGATCAATTCAACAATGTACTATGCCGGTTCCGGTGGTATTGTTATGAACACCATCTCTTGCATAGACCTAGCTTTGTGGGACCTTTACGGCAAAGTTTTGGACATGCCTGTATATAAATTGCTGGGTGGTGCTGTTCGTGACGAAATCCGTTTCTATGCAACTGGCGCAAGACCTGATGCAGCTAAGGAAATGGGTTTTATCGGTGGTAAAATGCCTACTCATTTTGGACCGCATGACGGTGACGAAGGCATCCGCAAAGATTCAGCAATGGTTGCTGAATACCGCGAAAAATGCGGACCTGATTTTTGGCTGATGCTCGATTGCTGGATGAGTCAGGATGTTAACTACGCTATTAAACTTGCTCACGCTTGCGCTCCATACAACTTGAAATGGATCGAAGAGTGTTTCCCTCCTCAGCAGTACGACAGCTACCGTGAACTGAAACGCAATGCTCCTGCCGGAATGCTCGTAACCACTGGTGAACATCACGGAACTCTTCAATCTTTCGGAACTTTGTCTGAAACAGGCGTAGATATTATGCAGCCTGATGTAGGTTGGTGCGGTGGTTTGACTACACTTACCGAGATTGCAGCTATAGCTAAATCTCGCGGTCAGCTGGTTGTTCCTCATGGTTCATCTGTCTACTCACACCATGCGGTTATTACCTTTACCAATACACCGTTCAGTGAATACCTGATGACCAGTCCTGATTGTCTGGAAGTTCGTCCGCAGTTCCATCCGCTGCTTGTCGGTGAACCTGTTCCAGTGAACGGACGTATCACTAAGGAAACTCTTGATAAACCAGGATTTGGTGTTGAACTGAATAGAGACTGCGACATAGTTCGTCCCTATAAACACTAG
- a CDS encoding MFS transporter — MSPNIEQVVNKTRLRLIPFMLMLYILAFLDRANIGFAKESYQLATGLGDGAFALGAGIFFVAYAFLGVPANLLMRKFGARSWIGGTTLVWGVLSASMGYADTEWKFLLVRSLLGAAEAGFFPGMIYLTSQWFPQKSRAGIMGLFYMGAPLALTLGSPLSGALLEMHGFMGHPGWYWMFIIEGCLALAAGIATFCYLDNSPSEARFLSAEERELLSKTLEVEESTKTTSKISDAVRNWTVWHLAIIYMVIQISVYGLVFYLPSQVAALMGTNVGFTASLVTAIPWVAALFGTYYIPRYSDKTGERRNIAAVTLLIAGLGIGVSAFASPIVAIIALCFAAAGFIAVQPVFWTMPTGLLSGTALAAGIGFTNMFGAFGGFLAPNIKAQADIFFGNHLAGLLALAIITVFGSAFIMMLPQKKAPKAVYSEA; from the coding sequence ATGTCACCAAACATTGAACAAGTTGTCAACAAGACTCGATTGCGTCTCATTCCTTTTATGCTGATGTTATACATTTTAGCATTTCTTGACCGTGCAAATATAGGATTTGCTAAAGAATCTTATCAGCTTGCTACAGGGCTGGGTGACGGAGCATTTGCTCTCGGAGCAGGAATATTCTTTGTAGCTTATGCCTTTCTCGGTGTACCTGCGAACCTGCTTATGCGTAAATTTGGTGCCCGTTCTTGGATCGGTGGTACTACTCTTGTTTGGGGTGTGCTCTCCGCTTCTATGGGGTACGCTGACACTGAGTGGAAATTCCTGCTTGTCCGTAGTCTGCTCGGTGCAGCCGAAGCCGGTTTCTTCCCTGGTATGATCTACCTCACTTCACAATGGTTTCCTCAGAAGAGTCGCGCAGGAATAATGGGACTCTTCTATATGGGCGCACCATTGGCTCTGACTCTCGGCTCACCACTTTCGGGAGCTTTGCTTGAAATGCATGGTTTTATGGGCCACCCCGGTTGGTACTGGATGTTCATAATTGAGGGTTGTTTGGCTTTAGCTGCGGGTATTGCCACTTTCTGCTACCTTGATAACTCTCCTTCAGAAGCAAGATTCCTTTCAGCTGAAGAACGTGAGTTGCTATCCAAGACTCTTGAAGTAGAAGAAAGTACAAAAACTACTTCGAAAATAAGTGATGCTGTTCGTAACTGGACTGTATGGCATCTGGCTATTATCTATATGGTTATTCAGATCAGTGTTTACGGTCTGGTTTTCTATCTTCCTTCTCAGGTTGCCGCGCTTATGGGTACTAACGTTGGATTCACTGCGTCGCTGGTAACAGCAATTCCGTGGGTGGCAGCACTCTTCGGCACATATTATATTCCCCGCTATTCTGACAAAACAGGCGAGCGTAGAAATATTGCAGCAGTGACTCTATTGATAGCCGGATTGGGCATTGGAGTTTCTGCTTTTGCCAGCCCGATAGTTGCTATTATAGCACTTTGCTTTGCAGCAGCAGGCTTTATCGCTGTGCAGCCTGTCTTCTGGACTATGCCTACCGGACTTCTTTCCGGTACAGCATTGGCTGCCGGTATTGGATTCACTAATATGTTCGGAGCATTCGGCGGATTCCTTGCACCTAACATCAAGGCTCAGGCTGACATCTTCTTTGGTAATCACCTCGCAGGACTGCTGGCACTTGCTATCATAACTGTTTTTGGATCAGCATTTATTATGATGCTTCCTCAGAAGAAGGCTCCCAAGGCTGTTTATAGCGAAGCCTAA
- the yfaU gene encoding 2-keto-3-deoxy-L-rhamnonate aldolase, translating to MRLKNKFKEAIAKGEVQIGLWLSTASPYMAEMAATSDYDWLLIDGEHAPNTIQTLLGQLQAVEPYPAHPVVRPLEGDTALLKQVLDIGAQTVLVPMVDTAEDAKRVVSALRYPPVGKRGVGASIARASRWGRVSDYMAKAEEDLCLLVQVESCEALKNLDEILAVDGIDGVFIGPADLSASMGHPDDAGHPEVLETIERCIRRIREQGKAAGFLAVDKDMALKCIEWGANFVAVAVDTMLYINAIDEALVPFKGLSKGSEKKKSY from the coding sequence ATGAGACTTAAAAACAAATTCAAAGAGGCTATTGCAAAGGGCGAAGTGCAGATCGGTTTGTGGCTTAGCACTGCATCTCCTTACATGGCCGAAATGGCTGCTACATCTGATTATGACTGGTTGCTGATCGATGGCGAGCATGCACCTAATACTATTCAGACTCTGCTCGGCCAGCTTCAAGCTGTTGAACCGTATCCTGCTCATCCGGTTGTTCGTCCTTTAGAAGGTGATACAGCTTTGCTAAAACAGGTGCTCGATATCGGCGCGCAAACCGTATTGGTTCCGATGGTGGATACTGCTGAAGATGCAAAACGTGTTGTCTCAGCACTTCGTTATCCTCCTGTAGGAAAGCGTGGAGTTGGTGCCAGTATTGCTCGTGCTTCTCGCTGGGGTCGTGTTTCAGATTATATGGCTAAGGCAGAAGAAGATCTTTGCTTGCTGGTACAGGTTGAGAGCTGTGAAGCTCTTAAAAATCTGGATGAAATTCTTGCTGTAGATGGAATAGACGGCGTATTCATCGGGCCTGCTGATCTATCTGCTTCTATGGGACATCCTGACGATGCCGGACATCCAGAAGTTCTGGAAACAATTGAACGCTGTATCCGTCGCATCCGCGAACAGGGTAAGGCTGCCGGATTCTTGGCTGTTGATAAAGATATGGCATTAAAGTGCATTGAATGGGGAGCTAACTTTGTTGCCGTAGCCGTTGATACCATGTTATACATCAATGCTATTGATGAAGCTTTGGTTCCGTTTAAAGGTCTAAGTAAAGGTTCTGAAAAGAAAAAAAGTTATTAG
- a CDS encoding M48 family metalloprotease, which translates to MSKPKSPVDISRRQALKFIAGGTLGVLAGCAVNPVTGEQQFMLVSQQEEIQIDKQNAPHQFSADYGPVQDSEVNRYVNQVGQSLATTSHRPDMPYTFRCVNANYVNAYAFPGGSIACTRGILLKLENEAELAALLGHEIGHVNARHTAARMSTSMATQGILTVGIGVLSSQGSDLAPLASQAGVVGASLLLANYSRADERQADSLGMSYMDKAGYDTDGMVELMDMLNKLNKTDPSFIQQMFASHPMSKERYADAVKKRKTIYASKHGKILHERYMDNTASIRKIAPAIEEMQKGEESINKKVFADAEAHFSKALKIAPDDYVGLLLMSKCQMAQNKNKEALQFANRAKSIYPAEAQALQIAGVLNINTKKYNQALSDFKDYNKILPGNSIITFFKGVSYEALGNRRMAASEYYKFLQNNNEGKYAKHAYSRLSSWGYAQ; encoded by the coding sequence ATGTCCAAGCCTAAAAGCCCAGTAGATATATCCAGAAGACAAGCGTTAAAATTTATTGCCGGAGGAACATTAGGCGTTCTGGCCGGATGCGCTGTCAATCCTGTGACCGGAGAGCAACAGTTCATGCTGGTTTCACAGCAAGAAGAAATTCAGATCGACAAACAGAACGCTCCACACCAATTTTCCGCCGACTATGGCCCAGTGCAGGACAGCGAAGTAAATAGATATGTTAATCAGGTAGGCCAATCTCTTGCCACCACCAGCCACAGACCTGACATGCCCTATACTTTTCGATGCGTAAATGCCAACTACGTCAATGCTTATGCATTTCCGGGCGGCAGTATAGCCTGTACCCGCGGAATTTTGCTCAAGCTTGAAAACGAAGCAGAACTAGCAGCCCTGCTTGGTCACGAAATAGGTCACGTAAATGCAAGACACACTGCCGCGCGCATGAGCACCAGCATGGCCACTCAGGGGATTCTAACCGTAGGAATTGGTGTTCTTTCATCACAAGGTAGTGACCTCGCTCCGCTGGCATCACAAGCAGGAGTAGTGGGCGCAAGCTTACTGCTTGCCAATTATTCCCGCGCAGACGAACGTCAGGCTGATAGCCTCGGCATGAGTTATATGGATAAAGCAGGATATGATACTGATGGTATGGTTGAACTTATGGACATGCTTAACAAGTTAAATAAGACCGATCCGTCATTCATACAGCAAATGTTTGCCTCCCATCCTATGAGTAAAGAACGCTATGCAGATGCGGTTAAAAAACGCAAAACTATATACGCAAGTAAACACGGTAAAATTCTGCATGAACGGTATATGGATAACACCGCGTCCATTCGCAAAATAGCTCCGGCTATTGAAGAGATGCAAAAAGGTGAAGAATCCATAAACAAAAAAGTTTTTGCCGATGCTGAAGCTCATTTTTCAAAAGCACTTAAAATTGCGCCGGATGATTATGTAGGTCTTCTGCTTATGTCCAAATGCCAAATGGCTCAAAACAAGAATAAGGAAGCATTGCAATTCGCAAATCGAGCTAAAAGCATTTATCCTGCGGAAGCACAGGCTCTCCAAATTGCAGGTGTTCTAAATATCAATACAAAAAAGTATAATCAGGCTCTAAGTGATTTTAAAGACTATAACAAAATATTGCCTGGAAACTCTATCATAACGTTCTTCAAAGGGGTTTCCTACGAAGCTTTAGGAAACCGTCGCATGGCAGCCAGTGAATACTACAAATTCCTCCAAAACAATAATGAAGGGAAATATGCTAAGCACGCTTATAGCAGACTGAGTTCTTGGGGTTATGCGCAGTAA
- a CDS encoding HDOD domain-containing protein: MTTTIQAIDSEIKEAADKYAEEIFRQSDNNCEFVSILKSDAQKRIYHDMINYPDEFKDKPKLLNVEPWNGKKPLGPKDFLNKKAVVLPSLPQILIQIKRVVNNPASTADDLVSVINKDPKLVASILRLANSEAFDLSGTIDTPSKAVALLGVQKAGLLALGTVSFSMFKKSKIAVLELEKFWQHSIACGIIAQEIARTAKLGDPDPFFVSGLLHDIGLHIIFESERNLAVEILRLADAKQISFYDAEMEVLGFNHAVLGGVISQDWELPPNLVRAAAGHHDPEIIKTDLEAAVIHVADYFARALGYELGLSLIIGDLNKDALKTIGITPFQFIELIPRLRLLIDETLKTLNSD, translated from the coding sequence ATGACTACCACCATTCAAGCTATTGATTCAGAAATCAAAGAAGCAGCAGACAAATATGCTGAAGAAATTTTCCGCCAATCTGATAATAACTGCGAATTTGTAAGCATTCTTAAGTCAGATGCTCAAAAAAGAATTTATCATGACATGATTAACTACCCAGATGAGTTCAAAGATAAACCTAAACTTTTAAATGTTGAACCATGGAATGGTAAAAAGCCTTTAGGACCTAAGGATTTTTTAAATAAAAAGGCAGTTGTTCTGCCCTCTCTACCGCAGATTTTAATTCAAATTAAACGAGTAGTTAACAACCCTGCGAGTACTGCCGATGACCTTGTATCTGTAATAAATAAAGATCCTAAACTTGTTGCGTCGATTCTGCGCCTTGCGAACAGTGAAGCATTCGACCTTAGTGGAACAATTGATACGCCTAGTAAAGCTGTTGCACTTTTGGGCGTACAAAAGGCAGGACTTCTGGCTCTTGGAACAGTCTCATTCAGCATGTTTAAAAAATCTAAAATTGCGGTTCTTGAACTTGAAAAATTCTGGCAACATTCCATTGCCTGCGGAATTATTGCACAAGAAATTGCCCGCACAGCTAAACTCGGAGACCCGGACCCCTTCTTTGTATCAGGACTTCTCCACGACATAGGACTTCATATAATTTTCGAAAGTGAAAGAAATCTTGCCGTTGAGATTCTCCGTTTAGCAGACGCAAAACAAATAAGTTTTTATGATGCTGAAATGGAGGTGTTAGGATTTAATCATGCCGTTCTTGGAGGAGTTATCAGCCAAGATTGGGAGTTACCACCAAACCTTGTAAGAGCAGCTGCGGGGCATCATGATCCTGAAATAATTAAAACGGACTTAGAAGCAGCAGTTATCCATGTGGCCGATTATTTTGCTAGAGCTCTTGGATACGAACTTGGACTATCACTAATTATAGGAGATTTAAATAAAGACGCATTAAAAACTATAGGGATAACTCCATTTCAATTTATTGAACTGATACCTAGATTGAGACTTTTAATAGATGAGACTTTGAAAACACTTAACTCAGATTAA
- a CDS encoding carbonic anhydrase, with the protein MKEIRKFIDGFKEFRKEYYCREDSPFLELQDSQSPSTMVIACSDSRTDPSLILQCEPGEIFVVRNIANIVPPYEPDAKLHGVSSALEYAVKFLKVQNIIILGHSSCGGIKSLMADEISEEDEFISKWLSVLTSVREKVRAHYQNVSVEACTACEMASILHSMNNLLTFPWIAEQVEKGNLERHGWYFDLKDGHLLSYNDETRLFEPLTEPHLPLCAAVVKDTE; encoded by the coding sequence ATGAAAGAAATTCGCAAATTTATAGATGGGTTCAAGGAATTTAGAAAAGAATATTACTGCCGGGAAGATTCTCCGTTTCTAGAATTGCAAGATAGTCAATCACCGTCGACCATGGTGATAGCGTGTAGCGATTCGCGTACTGATCCGTCCCTTATTTTACAATGTGAACCGGGTGAAATCTTTGTTGTGCGAAATATTGCGAACATTGTTCCTCCTTATGAACCTGATGCAAAGCTCCATGGGGTTTCATCTGCGCTTGAATATGCGGTGAAGTTTCTCAAAGTTCAAAATATTATTATTCTTGGGCATAGTTCCTGCGGTGGTATTAAATCCTTGATGGCGGATGAAATTTCGGAAGAGGATGAATTTATCAGCAAATGGCTTTCGGTTTTGACTTCTGTAAGGGAGAAAGTTCGGGCGCATTATCAGAATGTAAGTGTTGAAGCCTGCACTGCCTGTGAAATGGCAAGCATACTTCATTCTATGAACAATCTTTTAACTTTTCCATGGATTGCAGAGCAGGTTGAGAAAGGTAATTTAGAGAGACATGGCTGGTATTTTGATCTTAAAGATGGGCATCTTTTAAGTTATAATGATGAGACTCGTCTGTTTGAACCGTTGACAGAACCGCATCTGCCTCTGTGCGCTGCAGTTGTGAAGGACACAGAATAA